TCAAAGGTGTCCTCGCACAAAAAGTCCATATTGGCCAGACCGTTGCGCTGGGCATTGCGCTGCGCCATGGCAATGGCCTCGGCGCTGATGTCGGCGGCGGTCACACGGGCAGCGCCGCCCGCAGCGGCGTTCAGTGCAAAGCTGCCGGTGTGGGTAAAGCAGTCCAGCACGGTGTGGCCTGCAGCAAGGCGTGCCACCGCCCGACGGTTGTACTTCTGATCAAGGAAGAAGCCGGTCTTCTGGCCGTTCTCGAAATCCACATGATAGTAAACTCCGTTCTCGCAGATCTCGGTCTGGGTGCTTGCCGGGTGAGTCTCACCTGGCAGCTCAAACCAGCCTTTGTTCTGCTCAAGACCTTCCTTTGCGCGCAGAGCCTCATCGTTGCGCTCGTAGATGCCGTCGATGGTCTGGCCGTCGGCGCGCAGGACTTCTGCCAGAATGGGGAAGAGGATGGGCTTGAGCTTTTCCATGCCCACGCTCAGGGTCTGCGTGACGAGGATGTTGCTGAACCGGTCCACAGTCAGCCCGGGGAACTGGTCGGCTTCGCCAAAAATGACGCGGCAGGCGGAAAGGTCTGCAGGTTCCAGCACGGTCTTGCGGTAGTTCCATGCATATTCCACCCGGCGGCGCCAGAACGCAGCATCAAAGGTGTCGTTGGCATTGCGGGAGATCAGCCGCACGCGGATCTTGCTCTTGAGCGAAACGAAGCCGGTGCCAAGGTAGGAACCCTTGGTGCTGACCACATCGGCCAGCGTGCCGTTTTCCGGCTCATTTTCCGGGGAATGGAGGATGTCGTTCTCATACACCCAGGGGTGCCCGCCCACCAGCAGGCCTTCGGCGTGTTTGTTGACGGTATACACAGGGTAAGCGCGTTCTTTCATATGGTTCTCCTTATCATGGACGAACTCCCTTCGTCCCGCGTTCGCAGACAG
Above is a genomic segment from Faecalibacterium taiwanense containing:
- a CDS encoding class I SAM-dependent rRNA methyltransferase, translating into MKERAYPVYTVNKHAEGLLVGGHPWVYENDILHSPENEPENGTLADVVSTKGSYLGTGFVSLKSKIRVRLISRNANDTFDAAFWRRRVEYAWNYRKTVLEPADLSACRVIFGEADQFPGLTVDRFSNILVTQTLSVGMEKLKPILFPILAEVLRADGQTIDGIYERNDEALRAKEGLEQNKGWFELPGETHPASTQTEICENGVYYHVDFENGQKTGFFLDQKYNRRAVARLAAGHTVLDCFTHTGSFALNAAAGGAARVTAADISAEAIAMAQRNAQRNGLANMDFLCEDTFELLPRLEREGHPYDFIILDPPAFTKARRTVENAMRGYKEINYRAMKLLPRGGYLATASCSHFATEELFIKMLRAAAKDAHRQLRQIEVKQQAPDHPILWGVPETNYLKFFLFQVI